A single genomic interval of Oryctolagus cuniculus chromosome 19, mOryCun1.1, whole genome shotgun sequence harbors:
- the RHBDL1 gene encoding rhomboid-related protein 1 isoform X1, producing MDRSSLLHLIHEQQLDPENTGFIGVDTFAGLVHSHELPLDPAKLDMLVALAQSNERGQVCYQELVDLIGSRRSGSFKRAIANGQRALPRDGLLDEPGLGFYKRFVRYVAYEILPCEVDRRWYFSRHRSCPPPVFMASVTLAQIVVFLCYGARLNKWVLQTYHPEYMKSPLVYHPGHRARAWCFLTYMFMHVGLPDRVHHRHAGPRGGGLRRGLRPVLGAPGQRRHELGWDAVSLQAAADGAGPGVHELGGGPRRVAALLAAAARLGPAAQLHGAPGGRRGGREHGPHHPTQLRGAPAGPVRLVGGPAGLRHLPALRRLLERLCLRPAGRPRPPAALTASWAQGRPCPRPAPGSAVRAFCRVNKYFTRHQVAVRGLEASLPPASRGPCGALPSTKGLGCGPRGQAVGVLAHEFGLHAVGEGARLGPVRHGVPPPMPRGRRRRGRSHLCGRCLTGRTGCPGGCGS from the exons ATGGACAGGAGCTCGCTGCTGCACCTCATCCACGAGCAG CAGCTGGACCCCGAGAACACTGGCTTCATTGGCGTGGACACCTTTGCTGGCCTGGTGCACAGCCATGAGCTGCCTCTGGACCCCGCCAAGCTGGACATGCTGGTGGCCCTGGCCCAGAGCAACGAGCGGGGCCAGGTCTGCTACCAGGAGCTGGTGGACCTG ATCGGCAGCAGGCGCTCCGGCAGCTTCAAGCGGGCCATCGCCAACGGCCAGCGGGCGCTGCCCAGGGACGGGCTGCTGGACGAGCCCGGCCTGGGCTTCTACAAGCGCTTCGTGCGGTACGTGGCCTACGAGATCCTGCCCTGCGAGGTGGACCGCCGCTGGTACTTCTCCAGGCACCGCAGCTGCCCGCCCCCGGTGTTCATGGCCTCCGTCACCCTGGCGCAG ATCGTGGTGTTCCTGTGCTACGGGGCGCGGCTCAACAAGTGGGTGCTGCAGACCTACCACCCCGAGTACATGAAGAGCCCCCTCGTGTACCACCCGGGGCACCGGGCCCGCGCCTGGTGCTTCCTCACCTACATGTTCATGCACGTGGG GCTCCCTGACCGTGTCCATCACCGACATGCGGGCCCCCGTGGTGGGGGGCTCCGGCGGGGTCTACGCCCTGTGCTCGGCGCACCTGGCCAACGTCGTCATG AACTGGGCTGGGATGCGGTGTCCCTACAAGCTGCTGCGGATGGTGCTGGCCCTGGTGTGCA TGAGCTCGGAGGTGGGCCGCGCCGTGTGGCTGCGCTTCTCGCCGCCGCTGCCCGCCTCGGGCCCGCAGCCCAGCTTCATGGCGCACCTGGCGGGCGCCGTGGTGGGCGTGAGCATGGGCCTCACCATCCTACGCAGCTACGAGGAGCGCCTGCGGGACCAGTGCGGCTGGTGGGTGGTCCTGCTGGCCTACGGCACCTTCCTGCTCTTCGCCGTCTTCTGGAACGTCTTTGCCTACGACCTGCTGGGCGCCCACGTCCCCCCGCCGCCCTGACCGCCTCCTGGGCACAGGGgaggccctgcccccgccccgcccccgggtccGCGGTCCGCGCCTTTTGCagagtgaataaatattttacacGGCACCAGGTGGCTGTCCGGGGTCTGGAGGCGTCTCTGCCCCCCGCTTCCCGCGGACCGTGCGGGGCCCTCCCATCTACGAAGGGACTGGGCTGCGGCCCCAGGGGACAGGCGGTGGGTGTCCTGGCCCACGAGTTCGGCCTGCAcgccgtgggggagggggccaggctggggccggtCAGGCACGGTGTCCCACCGCCCATGCCGAGGGGGCGGCGCCGGCGGGGTCGCTCCCACCTGTGCGGACGCTGCCTCACGGGCCGCACAGGGTGCCCGGGCGGCTGCGGCAGCTGA
- the RHBDL1 gene encoding rhomboid-related protein 1 isoform X5 → MDRSSLLHLIHEQQLDPENTGFIGVDTFAGLVHSHELPLDPAKLDMLVALAQSNERGQVCYQELVDLIGSRRSGSFKRAIANGQRALPRDGLLDEPGLGFYKRFVRYVAYEILPCEVDRRWYFSRHRSCPPPVFMASVTLAQIVVFLCYGARLNKWVLQTYHPEYMKSPLVYHPGHRARAWCFLTYMFMHVGLEQLGFNALLQLMIGVPLEMVHGALRISLLYLAGVLAGSLTVSITDMRAPVVGGSGGVYALCSAHLANVVMNWAGMRCPYKLLRMVLALVCTTRSACGTSAAGGWSCWPTAPSCSSPSSGTSLPTTCWAPTSPRRPDRLLGTGEALPPPRPRVRGPRLLQSE, encoded by the exons ATGGACAGGAGCTCGCTGCTGCACCTCATCCACGAGCAG CAGCTGGACCCCGAGAACACTGGCTTCATTGGCGTGGACACCTTTGCTGGCCTGGTGCACAGCCATGAGCTGCCTCTGGACCCCGCCAAGCTGGACATGCTGGTGGCCCTGGCCCAGAGCAACGAGCGGGGCCAGGTCTGCTACCAGGAGCTGGTGGACCTG ATCGGCAGCAGGCGCTCCGGCAGCTTCAAGCGGGCCATCGCCAACGGCCAGCGGGCGCTGCCCAGGGACGGGCTGCTGGACGAGCCCGGCCTGGGCTTCTACAAGCGCTTCGTGCGGTACGTGGCCTACGAGATCCTGCCCTGCGAGGTGGACCGCCGCTGGTACTTCTCCAGGCACCGCAGCTGCCCGCCCCCGGTGTTCATGGCCTCCGTCACCCTGGCGCAG ATCGTGGTGTTCCTGTGCTACGGGGCGCGGCTCAACAAGTGGGTGCTGCAGACCTACCACCCCGAGTACATGAAGAGCCCCCTCGTGTACCACCCGGGGCACCGGGCCCGCGCCTGGTGCTTCCTCACCTACATGTTCATGCACGTGGG gctggagcagctggggttcaacGCCCTGCTGCAGCTGATGATCGGGGTGCCCCTGGAGATGGTGCACGGCGCGCTGCGCATCAGCCTCCTGTACCTGGCGGGCGTGCTGGCAG GCTCCCTGACCGTGTCCATCACCGACATGCGGGCCCCCGTGGTGGGGGGCTCCGGCGGGGTCTACGCCCTGTGCTCGGCGCACCTGGCCAACGTCGTCATG AACTGGGCTGGGATGCGGTGTCCCTACAAGCTGCTGCGGATGGTGCTGGCCCTGGTGTGCA CTACGAGGAGCGCCTGCGGGACCAGTGCGGCTGGTGGGTGGTCCTGCTGGCCTACGGCACCTTCCTGCTCTTCGCCGTCTTCTGGAACGTCTTTGCCTACGACCTGCTGGGCGCCCACGTCCCCCCGCCGCCCTGACCGCCTCCTGGGCACAGGGgaggccctgcccccgccccgcccccgggtccGCGGTCCGCGCCTTTTGCagagtgaataa
- the RHBDL1 gene encoding rhomboid-related protein 1 isoform X3, whose product MDRSSLLHLIHEQQLDPENTGFIGVDTFAGLVHSHELPLDPAKLDMLVALAQSNERGQVCYQELVDLIGSRRSGSFKRAIANGQRALPRDGLLDEPGLGFYKRFVRYVAYEILPCEVDRRWYFSRHRSCPPPVFMASVTLAQIVVFLCYGARLNKWVLQTYHPEYMKSPLVYHPGHRARAWCFLTYMFMHVGLEQLGFNALLQLMIGVPLEMVHGALRISLLYLAGVLAGEAPRPGPPRAARRASPLPSWPAGSLTVSITDMRAPVVGGSGGVYALCSAHLANVVMNWAGMRCPYKLLRMVLALVCTTRSACGTSAAGGWSCWPTAPSCSSPSSGTSLPTTCWAPTSPRRPDRLLGTGEALPPPRPRVRGPRLLQSE is encoded by the exons ATGGACAGGAGCTCGCTGCTGCACCTCATCCACGAGCAG CAGCTGGACCCCGAGAACACTGGCTTCATTGGCGTGGACACCTTTGCTGGCCTGGTGCACAGCCATGAGCTGCCTCTGGACCCCGCCAAGCTGGACATGCTGGTGGCCCTGGCCCAGAGCAACGAGCGGGGCCAGGTCTGCTACCAGGAGCTGGTGGACCTG ATCGGCAGCAGGCGCTCCGGCAGCTTCAAGCGGGCCATCGCCAACGGCCAGCGGGCGCTGCCCAGGGACGGGCTGCTGGACGAGCCCGGCCTGGGCTTCTACAAGCGCTTCGTGCGGTACGTGGCCTACGAGATCCTGCCCTGCGAGGTGGACCGCCGCTGGTACTTCTCCAGGCACCGCAGCTGCCCGCCCCCGGTGTTCATGGCCTCCGTCACCCTGGCGCAG ATCGTGGTGTTCCTGTGCTACGGGGCGCGGCTCAACAAGTGGGTGCTGCAGACCTACCACCCCGAGTACATGAAGAGCCCCCTCGTGTACCACCCGGGGCACCGGGCCCGCGCCTGGTGCTTCCTCACCTACATGTTCATGCACGTGGG gctggagcagctggggttcaacGCCCTGCTGCAGCTGATGATCGGGGTGCCCCTGGAGATGGTGCACGGCGCGCTGCGCATCAGCCTCCTGTACCTGGCGGGCGTGCTGGCAGGTGAGGCGCcgcgccccggcccgccccgcgccgcccgccgggcctcacccctgccctcctggcccgCAGGCTCCCTGACCGTGTCCATCACCGACATGCGGGCCCCCGTGGTGGGGGGCTCCGGCGGGGTCTACGCCCTGTGCTCGGCGCACCTGGCCAACGTCGTCATG AACTGGGCTGGGATGCGGTGTCCCTACAAGCTGCTGCGGATGGTGCTGGCCCTGGTGTGCA CTACGAGGAGCGCCTGCGGGACCAGTGCGGCTGGTGGGTGGTCCTGCTGGCCTACGGCACCTTCCTGCTCTTCGCCGTCTTCTGGAACGTCTTTGCCTACGACCTGCTGGGCGCCCACGTCCCCCCGCCGCCCTGACCGCCTCCTGGGCACAGGGgaggccctgcccccgccccgcccccgggtccGCGGTCCGCGCCTTTTGCagagtgaataa
- the RHBDL1 gene encoding rhomboid-related protein 1 isoform X4, protein MDRSSLLHLIHEQQLDPENTGFIGVDTFAGLVHSHELPLDPAKLDMLVALAQSNERGQVCYQELVDLIGSRRSGSFKRAIANGQRALPRDGLLDEPGLGFYKRFVRYVAYEILPCEVDRRWYFSRHRSCPPPVFMASVTLAQIVVFLCYGARLNKWVLQTYHPEYMKSPLVYHPGHRARAWCFLTYMFMHVGLEQLGFNALLQLMIGVPLEMVHGALRISLLYLAGVLAGSLTVSITDMRAPVVGGSGGVYALCSAHLANVVMNWAGMRCPYKLLRMVLALVCMSSEVGRAVWLRFSPPLPASGPQPSFMAHLAGAVVGVSMGLTILRSYEERLRDQCGWWVVLLAYGTFLLFAVFWNVFAYDLLGAHVPPPP, encoded by the exons ATGGACAGGAGCTCGCTGCTGCACCTCATCCACGAGCAG CAGCTGGACCCCGAGAACACTGGCTTCATTGGCGTGGACACCTTTGCTGGCCTGGTGCACAGCCATGAGCTGCCTCTGGACCCCGCCAAGCTGGACATGCTGGTGGCCCTGGCCCAGAGCAACGAGCGGGGCCAGGTCTGCTACCAGGAGCTGGTGGACCTG ATCGGCAGCAGGCGCTCCGGCAGCTTCAAGCGGGCCATCGCCAACGGCCAGCGGGCGCTGCCCAGGGACGGGCTGCTGGACGAGCCCGGCCTGGGCTTCTACAAGCGCTTCGTGCGGTACGTGGCCTACGAGATCCTGCCCTGCGAGGTGGACCGCCGCTGGTACTTCTCCAGGCACCGCAGCTGCCCGCCCCCGGTGTTCATGGCCTCCGTCACCCTGGCGCAG ATCGTGGTGTTCCTGTGCTACGGGGCGCGGCTCAACAAGTGGGTGCTGCAGACCTACCACCCCGAGTACATGAAGAGCCCCCTCGTGTACCACCCGGGGCACCGGGCCCGCGCCTGGTGCTTCCTCACCTACATGTTCATGCACGTGGG gctggagcagctggggttcaacGCCCTGCTGCAGCTGATGATCGGGGTGCCCCTGGAGATGGTGCACGGCGCGCTGCGCATCAGCCTCCTGTACCTGGCGGGCGTGCTGGCAG GCTCCCTGACCGTGTCCATCACCGACATGCGGGCCCCCGTGGTGGGGGGCTCCGGCGGGGTCTACGCCCTGTGCTCGGCGCACCTGGCCAACGTCGTCATG AACTGGGCTGGGATGCGGTGTCCCTACAAGCTGCTGCGGATGGTGCTGGCCCTGGTGTGCA TGAGCTCGGAGGTGGGCCGCGCCGTGTGGCTGCGCTTCTCGCCGCCGCTGCCCGCCTCGGGCCCGCAGCCCAGCTTCATGGCGCACCTGGCGGGCGCCGTGGTGGGCGTGAGCATGGGCCTCACCATCCTACGCAGCTACGAGGAGCGCCTGCGGGACCAGTGCGGCTGGTGGGTGGTCCTGCTGGCCTACGGCACCTTCCTGCTCTTCGCCGTCTTCTGGAACGTCTTTGCCTACGACCTGCTGGGCGCCCACGTCCCCCCGCCGCCCTGA
- the RHBDL1 gene encoding rhomboid-related protein 1 isoform X2 has translation MDRSSLLHLIHEQQLDPENTGFIGVDTFAGLVHSHELPLDPAKLDMLVALAQSNERGQVCYQELVDLIGSRRSGSFKRAIANGQRALPRDGLLDEPGLGFYKRFVRYVAYEILPCEVDRRWYFSRHRSCPPPVFMASVTLAQIVVFLCYGARLNKWVLQTYHPEYMKSPLVYHPGHRARAWCFLTYMFMHVGLEQLGFNALLQLMIGVPLEMVHGALRISLLYLAGVLAGEAPRPGPPRAARRASPLPSWPAGSLTVSITDMRAPVVGGSGGVYALCSAHLANVVMNWAGMRCPYKLLRMVLALVCMSSEVGRAVWLRFSPPLPASGPQPSFMAHLAGAVVGVSMGLTILRSYEERLRDQCGWWVVLLAYGTFLLFAVFWNVFAYDLLGAHVPPPP, from the exons ATGGACAGGAGCTCGCTGCTGCACCTCATCCACGAGCAG CAGCTGGACCCCGAGAACACTGGCTTCATTGGCGTGGACACCTTTGCTGGCCTGGTGCACAGCCATGAGCTGCCTCTGGACCCCGCCAAGCTGGACATGCTGGTGGCCCTGGCCCAGAGCAACGAGCGGGGCCAGGTCTGCTACCAGGAGCTGGTGGACCTG ATCGGCAGCAGGCGCTCCGGCAGCTTCAAGCGGGCCATCGCCAACGGCCAGCGGGCGCTGCCCAGGGACGGGCTGCTGGACGAGCCCGGCCTGGGCTTCTACAAGCGCTTCGTGCGGTACGTGGCCTACGAGATCCTGCCCTGCGAGGTGGACCGCCGCTGGTACTTCTCCAGGCACCGCAGCTGCCCGCCCCCGGTGTTCATGGCCTCCGTCACCCTGGCGCAG ATCGTGGTGTTCCTGTGCTACGGGGCGCGGCTCAACAAGTGGGTGCTGCAGACCTACCACCCCGAGTACATGAAGAGCCCCCTCGTGTACCACCCGGGGCACCGGGCCCGCGCCTGGTGCTTCCTCACCTACATGTTCATGCACGTGGG gctggagcagctggggttcaacGCCCTGCTGCAGCTGATGATCGGGGTGCCCCTGGAGATGGTGCACGGCGCGCTGCGCATCAGCCTCCTGTACCTGGCGGGCGTGCTGGCAGGTGAGGCGCcgcgccccggcccgccccgcgccgcccgccgggcctcacccctgccctcctggcccgCAGGCTCCCTGACCGTGTCCATCACCGACATGCGGGCCCCCGTGGTGGGGGGCTCCGGCGGGGTCTACGCCCTGTGCTCGGCGCACCTGGCCAACGTCGTCATG AACTGGGCTGGGATGCGGTGTCCCTACAAGCTGCTGCGGATGGTGCTGGCCCTGGTGTGCA TGAGCTCGGAGGTGGGCCGCGCCGTGTGGCTGCGCTTCTCGCCGCCGCTGCCCGCCTCGGGCCCGCAGCCCAGCTTCATGGCGCACCTGGCGGGCGCCGTGGTGGGCGTGAGCATGGGCCTCACCATCCTACGCAGCTACGAGGAGCGCCTGCGGGACCAGTGCGGCTGGTGGGTGGTCCTGCTGGCCTACGGCACCTTCCTGCTCTTCGCCGTCTTCTGGAACGTCTTTGCCTACGACCTGCTGGGCGCCCACGTCCCCCCGCCGCCCTGA